Genomic segment of Myxococcus stipitatus:
TCCGGAACGCACAGGGGGATATCCAGCCATGGCCCTATCGGTTGCTGACGACAGTGGGCTCGTCCCTCACTTTGGATGTGGAGAGCAGAGGAGGATTGACCGTCGTATTGTCGCCCGAGGCAATGGCCGTGCCGACAGTTGGGCGCTACTCCGTGGAAGTCTTCTTGGACAGCCGAAATGGAACGACTGCCGCGAGCTGGAAAGGAGTGTCGAGTTCACGCCTCGAGTTTGATCTCAAGGATGTTCCGACGACCCCGAGCAATGGCTTGGCATGCAAGAAGGGGTACGTTTTCTCGGAATATCACAGCGCACTTGGCCAACTCTCCGCGGCTTCAAGTGCACTCGACACCGCCCTCGCCCAAGCGCCAGACGAGCTGGTGTGTCTTGTCGAGAGAGCTGAGCTCGCCGAGCGGCAGGGGAATACTCACGACGCGATTGATTTCTATCAACGCGCCATGGAGGCCAAGGCACAGTTGCCACAGGAAGCGGGTGGAGAGAGCAGCTCTGGCTCGCTGCTCCATCGGTGTTTGGAACTCGTGAAGAAGCTACCGGCTTCCGAGCGTCATCCACTCGGAATCTTCTGTGCTTATGTCACATGCGAGGAGCGCACGGACGGTGGCACGTGCCCAGCACCCGCCAAGTCTGCACCGGCTGTTCCAAAACGTGGCGCTCGAACAGGGGCGCGCATGGATGGCAAGGCACAGTAATGACAGGGGCTGCCCTCGGTGGCCGGGCAGCCCCGCTGCATCCGAGCGCTAAACGGACGATCTCGATTCTCGAATGGCCTGCGGCACCAGGCGTCCTGCTCGCTAAGGGGGCGAGCCAACTGTCTCCAGAGTTGGGGACTGGCTTCGGCCCTAATGCGGCAAGTGCCTAATATCACAAAGAGACTCAACCGGTTGAACCCCGTGACCTTCGGTGTAGTGACCTCACGAGGGCTACCCTAAAAAGAGGGCGGGGTAGTAATACGTGAAGAGCGGTCAGATAGGGGAGAGTTAACCGTCTGCATCAGACAGCCGGAGGTTGCCTCGATTGAGCCCACTCAGAAGGGATGCATCGGCTAAGGACGCTACGGAATGGAAGCACTTTGAGATGTTCCGTCGGGAGCTAGCTGACTTCCCAATGGGTCGAGTGCAGAAGGTGGCCCCTCCTGCTGCTGACTTCCGCGTGGACACTCCGCAGGGGCCCCTCGGGTAACCGTCCGGTCAGCGACGTGGCGTGAGCAGTTGAAGATGGACGAGGTCCGTGCCCGGCAGATGCCGCGACCGGAGGAGAGTTCAGGGCTGGGGCTGGAAGCGTGACTCGGGCGGACCGGTGGTCTGCTGACGCTTCCACTCGTGAGGCAACAGCTCCGCGATGCGCGAGTTCGGGTGCGTCTGGACGCGGAGCAGGACGTCAGCCAGGTACGCCTCGGGGTTGACGCCGTTGGCCTCGCAGGTAGCGACCAGCGCGTAGAGACCCGCGAGATTCTCGCCAGCGGTTTCGTGTCCGACGAAGAGGAAGTTCTTGCGGCCGAGTGCGGCCTTTCGCAACGCCGCCTCCGAGCGGTTGTTGTCCAAGGGCAGCCGCGGGTCCTCGACGAAGCGGGTGAGCGCCTCCCACTGCTTCGTCGCGTAGGAGAGAGCCTGCCCCAGCGGACTCTTCGGCGGGTGGCGCGGCGTCTGGACTTCGAGCCACGTGCGCAGACGCACGAGAACGCGAGTGCTGGACTCCTGGCGCAACGCGCGATGCGCCGCAGTGCCCACGAGGCCCGCGTCCCGCGCCTGGGCCTCCACCCGGTAGAGCTCCAGGATGAGGTCCATCGCCTCCCGGGCCTCAGGCGCGGTGGGCAGTGCCTCGAAGAAGCGACGGCGCAGGTGGGCCCAGCAGCCGACGCGCGTGCGGCCCTCCGGCAGTGTCACCGCGTTGTAGCCGGTGTACCCGTCCACCACGAGCGCGCCCGTGGTGCCGCCCAGCACGTCCTTGGGCGTCTTGCCCGCGCGGCCCAGGCTGAAGCGGTAGCCGATGAGCCACTCGCTCTGGGGCGTCTGGGTGAGAAACGTCCAGAGGTAGCCTCGGCGCGTCTTCTTCACGTCCAGCACGCGCAGCGGCGTCTCGTCAGCCCACACCACCTCGGCCGAGGCAATGCGCTGCAAGAGGTACGAGGACAGAGGCCGCACCGCCGAGGCCGACTGGTGGAAGAGGTCCGTCAGCGTGCTGCGGCTCATGGGGACTCCGCCCCGCTCCATCCGCTGTGCCAGGCGGTGCAGCGGCATGGCGTCCGCGCACTTGGAGACGACGACGTGTGCCAGGAGACCCGGGCCGTACTCGCCCTTGTCCACCACCTTGGGTGGCGCGGGCGCGGTGACGACACCTCGGCCGCAGGTGCACGCCAGCACTTCTTGCACGTGCACCTGCTTCTCGAAGAAGGCCGGCACGTGCTCGTACACCACCGTCCGGCGCCCCTCCCCCAGGGGATTGAGTTCCTCGCTGCCGCAGGCCGGGCAGTGCCTGTCTTCGGCGGGGACTTCGTGCCTGACTTCACGCTCCACCGCGGCGTCGGCCTTGCGGGCCGCTCGTGCGCGTCGCGTCCGGAGGGCCGCTGCCGCCCGGGCCCGCTCTTCCTCTGGGGAGTCTTGGCGGGCCTTCAGCTCCTGGGCCACGGGCGGCAGCTTCTCCGTCCTCTTGCCGAAGACGCGGCGCTCCAACGCCGCCATCTTCGCCTCCAGCGAAGTCATCCGCTCACGCAGCTCCTCGGCTTCCTCGCGCCAGGGGCAGAAGTGGTCTTGCGGCAGCTCTCGAGGCACCTCCAGCCCATACCGCGCTGCCGCTCCCCGCGCCCGCGCCGGGCCGTCAGGAGGCCGGGCGGCCGGGAGGTGCCCAGGCAGACGGGCGTCGGACTTCGGCCACGTCGATGCCGTCCAGCAACATCGCCAACTGCGTCGCGTCCAGCGCCACCGTCCGCGCCTCGGTCTCCACCTTGGGCAACCGGAAGCGCCCCGTCTCCAGTCTTTTGTACAGCAGCACGAATCCGCCACGACTCCACGCCAACACCTTGATGCGGTCCCCTCTGCGCGAGACGAAGGCGAAGAGGTGCCCGGAGTACACGTCCTCTCCCCACCCCGACTGCACCAGGGCCATCAACCCATCAATCGACTTGCGCATGTCCACTGGCTCCGTGGCCAACACCACGCGCACGGACGCAGGCAGGGTGAACACGCGCTCACCTGCCCAGCGCCGTGAGGAGCCGGGCCACGTACCCGACGTCGGTGCCTGGGGCGAACCTCACTCGCGCTCCGCCGGGCAGCACTATCTCGAGCATCGCCGCGCTCGCTTGCGTCGTGCTCGCCACCTCCACCGGCAACAGTCTCACAGCGGGGGCCTTCCTGCTCCGCTGACGTCGGCGCCGGTAAACCCACGACTGCAGCGTGCTAAGCCTCAACCCGCGCTGCGCGGAGAACTCCTTTTGCGTCAGGCCGCTCGCTTCAAACGCCTCGGCGACCTGGAACCACTCTTCACTCTCAACCAGCTTCGACATTCCGGCCAGGGTCCACCACCACCTCTACCCCTGCAATGCCTCGCGCCACGTCGCTCGCCGGACGGTTACCCCCTCGGAATTGAACACGCCCGGATTATCGAGGGCCCACTTCGCGAGCAGGAGACCCTGCGGGATATGGCAGTTGAAGCTGGCCGCCTTGAGTATATGCGGCGCGGCCGCCCCAACGTGGAAGTGCACTTCCTTTGGCTCAAGTTGAGCTTGCCCGGGTTCTGTGGACAGGTGGGTTAAGCAGCCAGTGGCACCTGCGAGGCGGTCTTCTCGAACTCGGCGGGACTGACGTAGCCAAGTGAGGAGTGCCGCCGCTTGCGGTTGTAGAACACCTCGATGAACTCGAACAAGCCACCCTTCGCCGCCTCGCGCGTCGAGAAGTCCGCTTCGTGCACCAGCTCTGTCTTCAGCGTGGAGAAGAAGCTCTCCACCACGGCGTTGTCCCAGCAGTTGCCCTTGCGGCTCATGCTGCATCGGATGCCGCGGGCGGCCAGCGCTCGCTGGTAGTCCTCACTGGCGTATTGGCTGCCCCTATCCGAGTGGTGCAACAGTCCCGCTGGGGGACAGCGACCTTTGAGCGCCATGTCGAGAGCCGAAAGCACCAGGTGCCGGTCGATGCAGCGGTCCATGGCCCAACCGATGACGCGCCGACTGAAGAGGTCCAGCACTACTGCCAGGTAGAGCCAGCCCTCCCGCGTGGGCACGTACGTGATGTCCGTCGCCCACGTCCGGTCGGGCCTTGGTGGATTGAAGTCGCGAGCCAGCACGTTGGGCGCCACCGGGAGGCCGTGCTTGGAGTCCGTGGTGTGCACGAACCGTCTGCGTCGACGAGCGCGGAGCCCAGCCTCGCGCATGAGCCGGGCCACGCGGTGCCGGCCCACGGGCAGCCCCTGGGCCTTCAGCTCGGCCTGGACGCGTGGGCTACCATAGGTGCGGCGGCTGTCCTGATGCACCTGCTGGATTCGCTCCACCAGCGCCGCATTGGCCTTCTGGCGTGCCGACGCTTCACGTCCCTCCCAGGCGTAGTAGCCCGCTCGGGACACCTCCAGCACACGGCACAGCATCGCCACCGGGTAGTTCGCCTTCTCCTCCTGGATGGCCGTGAACCTCACGTGCTCTCCTTGGCGAAGAAGGCCGCCGCGTTTTTTAGTATCTCCCGCTCCATCCGCAGCTGGCGCACCTCGCGGCGCAACTGAGCGAGTTCCTCCTTCTCACCCGTCGTCAGCGCCCCGGACGGCCCCTGGCCCGCGTCCGTTCGGGACTGCCTCATCCATGCCTCCAGCGCACTGCGAGTCAGGTCCAGGTCCTTGGCCACCTGGGCTCGCGACTTGCCCTCTTCCAGCACCATCTTCACAGCCCGGGCTTTGAACTCGGGCGTGTACTTCCTGCGCTCGCGTCTCGGCATCGTCGTGGACATCCTTCGGTCACCTCATCTCCGGTGTCCACAAAACCCGGGGAGGCTCAAGTCGCCCAGCAAGGGGGCAGAGTGCAGGCCGTTGGGGCTGCGCCTCGCAGACCTCGTTGGGCGGCACATTCCACAGGACACAGGCAAAGTTGAATCTATTGAACTGGGGTGGCACGAACTGCGGGCATCAAGCCTCAACCATCTGATTCACTCCGTCCACATCATCCGATTCCCTGGCGTCCCCTCCTTCTGGGCTT
This window contains:
- a CDS encoding IS3 family transposase (programmed frameshift), whose translation is MPRRERRKYTPEFKARAVKMVLEEGKSRAQVAKDLDLTRSALEAWMRQSRTDAGQGPSGALTTGEKEELAQLRREVRQLRMEREIPKKRGGLLRQGEHVRFTAIQEEKANYPVAMLCRVLEVSRAGYYAWEGREASARQKANAALVERIQQVHQDSRRTYGSPRVQAELKAQGLPVGRHRVARLMREAGLRARRRRRFVHTTDSKHGLPVAPNVLARDFNPPRPDRTWATDITYVPTREGWLYLAVVLDLFSRRVIGWAMDRCIDRHLVLSALDMALKGRCPPAGLLHHSDRGSQYASEDYQRALAARGIRCSMSRKGNCWDNAVVESFFSTLKTELVHEADFSTREAAKGGLFEFIEVFYNRKRRHSSLGYVSPAEFEKTASQVPLAA
- the tnpC gene encoding IS66 family transposase; amino-acid sequence: MTSLEAKMAALERRVFGKRTEKLPPVAQELKARQDSPEEERARAAAALRTRRARAARKADAAVEREVRHEVPAEDRHCPACGSEELNPLGEGRRTVVYEHVPAFFEKQVHVQEVLACTCGRGVVTAPAPPKVVDKGEYGPGLLAHVVVSKCADAMPLHRLAQRMERGGVPMSRSTLTDLFHQSASAVRPLSSYLLQRIASAEVVWADETPLRVLDVKKTRRGYLWTFLTQTPQSEWLIGYRFSLGRAGKTPKDVLGGTTGALVVDGYTGYNAVTLPEGRTRVGCWAHLRRRFFEALPTAPEAREAMDLILELYRVEAQARDAGLVGTAAHRALRQESSTRVLVRLRTWLEVQTPRHPPKSPLGQALSYATKQWEALTRFVEDPRLPLDNNRSEAALRKAALGRKNFLFVGHETAGENLAGLYALVATCEANGVNPEAYLADVLLRVQTHPNSRIAELLPHEWKRQQTTGPPESRFQPQP
- the tnpA gene encoding IS66 family insertion sequence element accessory protein TnpA, with the protein product MSKLVESEEWFQVAEAFEASGLTQKEFSAQRGLRLSTLQSWVYRRRRQRSRKAPAVRLLPVEVASTTQASAAMLEIVLPGGARVRFAPGTDVGYVARLLTALGR
- a CDS encoding tetratricopeptide repeat protein; this encodes MTKYRRIFACGVVLALALSGGVFAQPSGPEDPDVDLGIVTAGEGGTYRGWPIVIEISIAHPKADLAAIKGETVQPLVVAVPSGRWTTLVKLVIRNAQGDIQPWPYRLLTTVGSSLTLDVESRGGLTVVLSPEAMAVPTVGRYSVEVFLDSRNGTTAASWKGVSSSRLEFDLKDVPTTPSNGLACKKGYVFSEYHSALGQLSAASSALDTALAQAPDELVCLVERAELAERQGNTHDAIDFYQRAMEAKAQLPQEAGGESSSGSLLHRCLELVKKLPASERHPLGIFCAYVTCEERTDGGTCPAPAKSAPAVPKRGARTGARMDGKAQ
- the tnpB gene encoding IS66 family insertion sequence element accessory protein TnpB (TnpB, as the term is used for proteins encoded by IS66 family insertion elements, is considered an accessory protein, since TnpC, encoded by a neighboring gene, is a DDE family transposase.); translated protein: MFTLPASVRVVLATEPVDMRKSIDGLMALVQSGWGEDVYSGHLFAFVSRRGDRIKVLAWSRGGFVLLYKRLETGRFRLPKVETEARTVALDATQLAMLLDGIDVAEVRRPSAWAPPGRPAS